In Fodinibius saliphilus, a genomic segment contains:
- a CDS encoding NAD-dependent epimerase/dehydratase family protein, whose protein sequence is MKAFVTGGTGFIGSHLADHLIESNKYSEVRCLIRSNEKWLKGKHFKRINGDLDDLAVLKKAVEGVDVIFHIAGRVKAPTYADLAHANVEATENLLRIAQKEGVPKIVVLSSLAAVGPSKNEPISEDAPMNPISNYGKSKKQMELVIHDIANEETSITILRPPAVYGPREDQIYSFFKMADKRICPIIGDGKRPRISMIYVGDVVNGILDAVKQQEKGVFTYFISDDNIHTWDEIRGTTAKVLGKKSVPIYIKPKFVKNIAKTVEKAASFFGIYPVLNREKAKELILEWTCSSEKAKNELGFHPEYSLGEGISRTIHWYQRHHWL, encoded by the coding sequence ATGAAAGCCTTCGTAACCGGCGGAACAGGTTTTATTGGAAGTCACTTAGCTGATCATTTAATTGAGTCAAACAAGTACTCAGAGGTACGATGCCTGATTCGAAGTAATGAAAAGTGGCTGAAAGGAAAACATTTTAAACGTATTAATGGAGATTTAGATGACTTGGCTGTGCTTAAAAAAGCAGTTGAGGGAGTCGATGTCATCTTTCATATCGCGGGACGGGTTAAGGCACCTACTTATGCCGACCTTGCCCATGCTAATGTTGAAGCTACTGAAAACCTTTTACGGATAGCTCAAAAAGAGGGAGTCCCAAAAATTGTAGTACTCTCTTCCCTTGCTGCAGTAGGGCCCAGCAAAAATGAACCTATAAGCGAAGATGCACCGATGAATCCCATCAGTAATTATGGGAAGTCAAAAAAACAGATGGAGCTTGTGATACACGACATCGCTAACGAAGAAACCTCCATTACGATCCTACGTCCACCCGCTGTGTATGGACCCCGCGAAGACCAAATTTACTCCTTTTTTAAAATGGCTGACAAACGCATATGCCCCATTATCGGTGATGGTAAACGACCACGCATATCAATGATATATGTAGGCGATGTTGTGAATGGAATACTCGATGCAGTTAAACAACAAGAAAAAGGGGTATTTACCTATTTCATTTCAGATGATAATATTCATACCTGGGATGAAATTCGTGGAACTACAGCTAAGGTTTTGGGTAAGAAATCTGTACCCATTTATATTAAGCCTAAGTTTGTTAAAAATATTGCTAAAACAGTTGAAAAAGCTGCATCATTTTTTGGGATTTATCCCGTTTTAAACAGGGAAAAAGCGAAGGAGCTGATTCTGGAATGGACCTGCTCCAGCGAAAAAGCCAAAAACGAACTCGGTTTTCATCCCGAATACTCGCTTGGCGAAGGAATTTCTCGAACAATTCACTGGTACCAAAGACACCATTGGTTATAA
- a CDS encoding mechanosensitive ion channel family protein yields the protein MNNFQDSVFNIYHYISEESLQLIFKVALIIVITLPFLYILRGWAKRFFTKKYAPHYGMLAGKLVFYSGLIIMLVTVMGELGISLAPLLGAAGIVGIAIGFASQTSVSNIISGLFLIAEQPFKVDDIITINNTTGIVMSIDILSVKLRTFDNQFVRIPNEMIIKTEVTNVTRFPIRRFNGVVSVAYKENIGRVRELLMEVAEKNKFSLSEPEPLIIFDAFGQSSIDLRFLVWAPREDFIQLKNSIQEEVKAKFDEEGIEIPFPHVSLYAGSASEALPIKMVNKSDELADNENKESSN from the coding sequence ATGAATAATTTCCAAGATTCTGTATTCAATATTTACCACTATATTTCTGAGGAAAGCTTGCAGCTTATTTTTAAGGTAGCTCTTATTATAGTAATTACGCTACCTTTTCTCTATATCTTGAGAGGATGGGCAAAGCGGTTTTTTACCAAAAAGTATGCTCCCCATTATGGTATGCTAGCAGGTAAGCTTGTTTTCTATTCCGGTTTGATTATTATGCTCGTTACCGTAATGGGCGAACTTGGAATTAGTTTAGCTCCTCTGCTAGGAGCGGCCGGAATTGTGGGTATTGCTATAGGTTTTGCATCTCAGACCAGTGTTTCTAATATCATCAGCGGTTTATTTCTAATTGCTGAGCAGCCCTTCAAAGTTGATGACATTATTACCATCAACAATACAACTGGGATTGTAATGTCAATTGATATATTGTCGGTTAAGTTGCGCACCTTCGACAACCAGTTTGTGCGTATTCCGAATGAGATGATTATCAAAACGGAAGTTACCAATGTTACTCGTTTTCCTATTCGGCGGTTCAACGGGGTAGTTTCTGTAGCCTATAAAGAAAATATTGGCAGGGTTCGTGAGTTACTCATGGAAGTTGCTGAAAAGAATAAGTTCTCATTAAGTGAGCCCGAACCATTAATAATTTTTGATGCTTTCGGGCAATCCTCCATTGATTTAAGATTTTTGGTTTGGGCTCCAAGAGAAGATTTTATCCAGTTGAAAAATTCTATACAAGAAGAGGTTAAGGCCAAGTTCGATGAAGAAGGAATTGAAATTCCTTTCCCCCATGTTTCTCTGTATGCCGGTTCAGCTTCTGAAGCTCTTCCCATTAAAATGGTAAATAAATCTGATGAGCTAGCAGATAATGAAAACAAAGAAAGCAGTAATTAA
- the mutY gene encoding A/G-specific adenine glycosylase: MDNIDFRERLLVWYDNNKREMPWRDCGDPYKIWISEIMLQQTRVDQATPYFNRFMERFPTVESLAKADQQEVLKVWEGLGYYSRARHLHDASKLVTEKFNGTVPDNWDNITELKGVGPYTASAILSIAYQKQYAVVDGNVIRVLSRYLGIEDDVRKTATKNAIQEAADERIPADRPGDFNQAVMELGATICTPSNPDCEQCPLQAGCRAYKQVKTEEIPYKSPAKKRPHHQIGVGIIMNEDEEVLIALRPEDAMLGGMWEFPGGKQEEDEDMEDTVARELHEELGVEVAVTKPFMKLDHAYSHFKITMHAYLCELVAGKPEPKSSQEVRWISIDELEDYPFPKANRKLTEKLMNIDQGQQELEI; the protein is encoded by the coding sequence TTGGATAATATTGATTTTCGAGAACGCCTGTTGGTTTGGTACGATAATAATAAAAGAGAAATGCCGTGGCGCGATTGCGGAGATCCTTATAAAATTTGGATCTCTGAAATCATGCTACAGCAAACTCGTGTAGACCAGGCCACCCCCTATTTCAATCGATTCATGGAACGTTTTCCAACGGTTGAAAGCCTGGCAAAAGCTGACCAGCAAGAGGTACTCAAGGTTTGGGAAGGCCTGGGATATTATAGTCGGGCCCGACATCTGCATGATGCTTCCAAACTCGTAACAGAAAAATTTAACGGAACTGTACCGGATAACTGGGATAACATTACGGAACTTAAAGGAGTGGGACCATATACGGCTTCTGCAATTTTGAGTATCGCCTACCAAAAACAGTATGCTGTTGTGGATGGGAACGTCATTCGTGTTTTAAGCAGGTACCTGGGTATTGAAGATGACGTTCGAAAAACAGCAACAAAAAATGCGATCCAGGAAGCGGCCGATGAACGTATCCCCGCAGATCGACCCGGTGACTTTAACCAGGCTGTAATGGAGTTAGGGGCCACAATCTGTACTCCTTCTAACCCTGATTGCGAACAATGTCCCCTACAAGCCGGATGCAGAGCATATAAACAGGTGAAAACCGAAGAAATTCCCTATAAGTCTCCTGCTAAAAAACGACCGCACCACCAAATTGGAGTTGGAATTATAATGAATGAGGATGAAGAAGTTCTTATCGCCCTGCGCCCTGAAGATGCCATGCTGGGCGGAATGTGGGAGTTCCCGGGTGGAAAACAAGAAGAAGACGAAGATATGGAGGATACGGTAGCTCGCGAACTTCATGAAGAGTTGGGGGTCGAGGTCGCGGTTACAAAACCATTTATGAAACTCGATCATGCGTATTCCCATTTTAAAATCACAATGCATGCCTATTTGTGTGAGCTGGTAGCGGGTAAGCCAGAACCTAAAAGCAGCCAAGAGGTACGATGGATCTCCATCGATGAACTGGAAGACTATCCGTTTCCTAAAGCCAACAGGAAACTCACTGAAAAACTCATGAATATCGATCAAGGCCAGCAAGAACTGGAAATATAA
- a CDS encoding lysylphosphatidylglycerol synthase transmembrane domain-containing protein yields MADNEDQIKTNPNKYFSKKYLFISIGLSIATMAFLIYLTYTPGVLEHLKLKRMPGIVIAIIVSFMRLWFSAAKIRALSENSLSWLASFRVMLSWDFTSSITPSTIGGAPMATYAMTKEGFNVGQSTAIILYSVLLDQLWFALAVPILLISGLFFEVVPNNTGMVGHVSMAMLYIGLLSYAGLMAYGVLKNPNAIKKVVNFLFKLPFLRRWREQVSKETDNLVEYSHELRKKPTSFLLKTFFLSTMSWLCRIALPTIVVLSLLPADVILSTLRSLAMNLAFLIMPTPGGSGGVEGLFAIFQGPLIDRKAFIGLAVFAWRIISYYITVGLGMMATTWYINRSVVELRSESDNSKKTIESEVSSTDTV; encoded by the coding sequence TTGGCTGATAACGAAGATCAAATAAAGACGAATCCAAATAAATACTTTTCGAAAAAGTATTTATTTATTTCTATAGGATTGAGTATTGCCACAATGGCATTCTTGATCTACCTAACGTACACTCCCGGCGTACTAGAACATCTGAAATTAAAGCGGATGCCGGGTATTGTGATTGCTATTATCGTATCTTTCATGCGATTATGGTTTTCAGCAGCAAAAATTCGTGCACTATCAGAAAATTCACTCTCTTGGTTAGCATCCTTCCGCGTAATGTTGAGTTGGGATTTCACCTCTTCTATAACCCCTTCTACTATTGGCGGTGCCCCCATGGCAACTTATGCTATGACGAAGGAGGGGTTTAATGTTGGTCAGTCGACAGCAATAATTTTGTATAGCGTTCTTCTTGACCAGCTTTGGTTTGCTCTGGCTGTCCCAATTTTATTAATATCCGGATTGTTTTTTGAGGTTGTTCCAAATAATACAGGAATGGTGGGGCATGTTTCTATGGCAATGCTCTATATAGGGTTATTGAGCTATGCCGGCTTAATGGCTTATGGAGTGCTTAAAAACCCCAATGCCATAAAAAAAGTAGTTAACTTTTTGTTTAAGCTACCCTTCCTACGACGATGGAGAGAGCAGGTTAGTAAAGAAACTGATAACCTGGTAGAGTATTCTCATGAACTTCGTAAAAAACCTACCAGCTTTTTGTTAAAAACATTTTTCTTATCTACAATGTCGTGGCTGTGCCGAATTGCCTTACCCACTATTGTAGTACTAAGTTTATTGCCGGCGGATGTTATTTTATCCACTTTGCGAAGTTTAGCGATGAACTTAGCATTTTTAATAATGCCAACCCCCGGAGGAAGTGGCGGCGTAGAGGGGCTTTTTGCCATATTCCAGGGCCCACTTATTGACCGTAAAGCATTTATAGGGCTAGCTGTATTTGCGTGGCGTATAATCAGTTATTATATCACCGTTGGGTTAGGGATGATGGCGACAACCTGGTACATAAATCGTTCGGTTGTGGAATTGCGAAGCGAGAGTGATAATTCGAAAAAGACTATAGAAAGTGAAGTCTCATCTACAGACACAGTATAG
- the radA gene encoding DNA repair protein RadA, translating to MPKDRMQYVCGDCGHTSTKWLGNCPNCGAWHTFKEFKVERKTKSEKEHKGKVDGLADSQPPQKLDEIDSDSQERFLSNIQEFDRVLGGGFVSGSFVLIGGDPGIGKSTLTLQIGKSNPGLEILYCAGEESAGQIKQRAQRLGVDSDSFYIYTDTDINKVIKEAQKLDPDLLIVDSIQTVYRTELTSMAGSVQQVKECAALLQQLAKKQDITTLVIGHVTKDGAIAGPRVLEHMVDTVLQFEGDSNYNYRMLRSIKNRFGPAQEVGVFEMKQQGLIDVLNPSQLFLSEFDSTVSGNAVICSIEGSRPLLVEVQALVTPSNYGTPQRTANGFDYKRLSLLLAVLEKRGGYQFSGQDVYLNIAGGLKVNDPAADLGVMLALVSSLVDKPISDEMAFLGEVGLGGEVRAVNKVDHRLGEIQKLGFKHAIVPKANNPQKEGGLAITGATNIMSTIKKALRD from the coding sequence ATGCCTAAAGATAGAATGCAATATGTTTGTGGCGATTGTGGCCACACCTCTACAAAATGGTTGGGCAACTGTCCCAATTGTGGCGCTTGGCATACTTTTAAAGAGTTTAAAGTAGAGCGTAAAACGAAATCTGAGAAAGAGCATAAGGGAAAAGTAGACGGACTAGCCGACTCCCAACCTCCTCAAAAGCTCGATGAAATTGATTCAGACTCACAAGAACGATTTTTAAGCAATATTCAAGAGTTCGACCGTGTACTTGGTGGAGGTTTTGTATCAGGATCATTTGTACTTATCGGAGGGGATCCCGGTATTGGTAAAAGTACGCTTACCTTACAGATTGGAAAGTCGAATCCTGGTCTTGAAATATTGTATTGTGCTGGTGAAGAGTCAGCTGGACAGATAAAACAACGAGCTCAACGGTTAGGAGTAGATTCGGATAGCTTTTATATCTATACCGATACCGATATCAATAAGGTGATTAAAGAGGCACAAAAACTGGATCCTGATCTGCTTATTGTTGATTCCATACAAACAGTCTATCGTACTGAGCTTACCAGTATGGCGGGTAGCGTACAGCAAGTAAAGGAGTGTGCTGCATTGCTGCAGCAGCTGGCTAAGAAACAGGATATAACGACACTGGTTATAGGACATGTAACCAAAGATGGAGCTATTGCCGGTCCTAGGGTATTGGAGCATATGGTAGATACGGTGCTACAGTTTGAGGGAGACAGCAATTATAACTATCGCATGCTTAGAAGTATTAAAAACCGTTTTGGCCCGGCACAGGAAGTAGGGGTTTTTGAAATGAAACAACAGGGGCTTATCGATGTACTTAACCCTTCGCAGCTGTTTTTATCGGAGTTTGACAGCACAGTAAGTGGAAATGCAGTAATCTGTTCTATTGAAGGTTCACGTCCATTACTGGTAGAAGTACAGGCCCTGGTAACCCCCAGCAATTATGGTACGCCACAGCGTACGGCCAATGGTTTTGACTATAAACGTCTGTCGTTATTACTGGCTGTTTTAGAAAAGAGAGGGGGATACCAATTTTCCGGGCAAGATGTATATTTAAATATAGCCGGTGGATTGAAAGTCAATGACCCGGCTGCAGATCTGGGGGTAATGTTGGCTTTGGTTTCCAGCCTGGTAGATAAACCGATTTCAGATGAGATGGCTTTTCTTGGCGAAGTGGGGTTAGGCGGAGAAGTGCGTGCGGTTAATAAGGTAGATCACCGATTGGGAGAGATCCAAAAGCTTGGATTTAAACATGCTATTGTACCCAAAGCAAATAATCCGCAAAAAGAGGGCGGTTTAGCTATAACAGGGGCTACCAATATCATGAGTACGATAAAAAAAGCCCTTCGGGATTAA
- a CDS encoding TIGR02757 family protein produces the protein MSRKLTKRSQQQIKALKPLLDEWVEHIEEPRYIDDDPVLFMHAFNDKEDQLLAGFFAATMAWGRRDIVIRKVRNFLDRMNNRPTEFITNFADRDAKYFEGFKHRTFKPVDMKWLVKILQSILLNYGSFEDFWTFCYQRATKNNRPMMSVFHEQFFAQQPEAPKRTRKHVSNADKKSSCKRLYLYLRWAIRKNSPVDLGIMDFMPASELYIPLDVHVARQARALGLLTRTYNDWWAVEELTEALQLLDPQDPAKYDYALFGLGVADDGIPEEYILNPEVL, from the coding sequence ATGAGCCGAAAGCTCACCAAAAGATCACAACAACAAATCAAAGCGCTTAAACCTCTCCTCGATGAATGGGTGGAACACATCGAAGAACCCAGATATATTGATGATGATCCCGTACTGTTTATGCATGCCTTTAATGATAAGGAAGATCAACTATTGGCCGGATTCTTTGCTGCCACTATGGCTTGGGGACGTCGTGATATCGTAATCCGAAAAGTGCGTAATTTCCTGGACCGCATGAATAATCGTCCTACTGAATTCATCACAAACTTTGCAGATCGTGACGCCAAATACTTCGAAGGATTCAAACATCGTACCTTCAAACCTGTCGATATGAAGTGGTTGGTAAAGATACTGCAATCAATACTCCTTAACTATGGATCATTTGAAGACTTTTGGACCTTTTGCTACCAGCGAGCAACAAAAAATAACAGGCCCATGATGTCGGTATTCCATGAGCAATTTTTTGCCCAACAACCTGAAGCTCCCAAACGGACCCGCAAACATGTTTCCAATGCCGATAAAAAGAGTTCTTGTAAACGCTTGTACCTCTATCTTCGCTGGGCCATACGCAAAAATAGTCCCGTTGACTTGGGGATTATGGATTTTATGCCTGCATCAGAGTTATATATTCCCTTGGATGTACATGTGGCCCGGCAAGCTCGCGCACTGGGGCTATTAACAAGAACCTATAACGACTGGTGGGCTGTTGAAGAACTCACTGAAGCATTACAATTACTTGATCCACAGGATCCGGCCAAATATGACTATGCCCTCTTTGGATTGGGAGTAGCTGATGATGGTATCCCGGAGGAGTATATTTTGAATCCGGAAGTGCTTTGA
- the dusB gene encoding tRNA dihydrouridine synthase DusB, producing the protein MKIGDLDLGNKPILLAPMEDVTDSPFRTICRRKGASIVYTEFISSEAIIRDNDQAMHKMDFTEEQRPFGVQIFGGREEAMEGAAKIAESNDPDVVDINFGCPVYKIVKKGAGCACLKDMDLMKSMAGSVVDAVENKPVTVKTRLGWDDRTIKIQEAALMLQDLGIKALTVHARTRCQKYKGDARWEWLKKLKNTKGLEIPVIGNGDVTSPEDAKRMFDETGVDGVMIGRGAIGNPWIFERSRHYIETGELLPEPTVEDRIDLCIDQLRRSVEHHGERYGVIIMKKHYGQYLKGVHNSRHLRADIMKESEMQPIIDLMLRFKNEKMFATAS; encoded by the coding sequence ATGAAGATCGGCGATCTTGACTTAGGAAATAAACCTATTTTATTAGCTCCTATGGAGGATGTTACTGACTCTCCGTTCCGCACTATATGTCGCAGAAAAGGGGCCAGTATTGTATATACTGAATTTATAAGTTCTGAAGCCATTATTCGTGATAATGACCAGGCGATGCATAAAATGGATTTCACTGAAGAACAACGCCCTTTCGGGGTGCAAATTTTTGGCGGACGCGAAGAAGCAATGGAAGGAGCTGCCAAGATTGCTGAATCTAACGACCCGGATGTTGTAGACATCAATTTTGGCTGTCCGGTTTATAAAATTGTAAAAAAGGGGGCCGGTTGCGCATGTCTAAAAGACATGGACTTGATGAAATCAATGGCCGGATCGGTAGTTGATGCGGTAGAAAATAAACCGGTAACCGTAAAAACAAGACTGGGATGGGATGATCGTACCATTAAAATCCAAGAAGCGGCCCTAATGCTACAGGACCTGGGCATAAAAGCTTTAACAGTACACGCTCGAACACGATGTCAAAAGTACAAAGGAGATGCTCGCTGGGAATGGCTAAAAAAACTTAAAAATACAAAAGGACTTGAAATCCCTGTTATTGGAAATGGAGACGTGACGTCTCCAGAAGACGCCAAACGTATGTTCGACGAAACCGGTGTTGACGGCGTTATGATTGGACGTGGTGCTATCGGCAATCCATGGATTTTTGAGCGATCACGTCATTATATTGAAACGGGCGAACTGCTTCCGGAACCAACAGTCGAAGACCGAATTGACCTGTGCATTGACCAGCTGCGCCGCTCTGTTGAACACCATGGTGAACGATATGGAGTTATCATCATGAAGAAACACTACGGTCAATACCTCAAAGGGGTGCACAATAGTCGTCATCTGCGAGCTGATATCATGAAAGAGAGTGAAATGCAACCTATTATCGATCTGATGCTACGATTCAAGAATGAAAAAATGTTTGCTACTGCATCATAG
- a CDS encoding class I fructose-bisphosphate aldolase, translated as MALASKSIEELLGEDAEDLLNHKCETISKERIHVPNPSYVDDVLGQSDRSPRVLKNMQELLNHGRLGGTGYISILPVDQGIEHSAGASFAPNPDYFDPENIVKLAIEGGCSGVASTFGVLGSVARKYAHKIPFIVKLNHNELMTYPNTYNQIMFGTVDRAFDMGATAVGATIYFGSQESSRQIQEVARAFERAHELGMATILWCYTRNSAFKVDGTDYHSAADLTGQANHLGVTIQADIVKQKQPTLNGGYKALNMGDSSYGKLDEDIYDELSSDHPIDLTRYQVANSYMGRSGLINSGGASGDNDFEQVIRTAVINKRAGGMGLITGRKAFQRPMDEGVRILNFIQDVYLDDNITVA; from the coding sequence ATGGCTTTAGCATCAAAAAGTATTGAAGAACTCTTAGGTGAGGACGCCGAGGACCTATTAAACCATAAATGTGAAACGATTTCAAAAGAACGGATTCATGTACCAAACCCGTCCTATGTTGATGATGTATTAGGACAGTCTGATCGGAGCCCTCGTGTTCTTAAGAATATGCAGGAGCTGTTAAATCATGGCAGGCTTGGCGGAACCGGCTATATTTCTATACTGCCGGTAGATCAAGGTATTGAACACTCAGCCGGAGCTTCTTTCGCGCCTAATCCCGATTATTTTGATCCGGAGAATATTGTGAAGCTAGCTATTGAAGGTGGATGTAGTGGTGTTGCCTCTACGTTTGGAGTGCTGGGTTCTGTGGCGAGAAAGTATGCCCACAAGATACCTTTTATTGTAAAGCTCAATCATAATGAGCTGATGACGTATCCCAATACGTATAACCAGATCATGTTTGGCACTGTTGATCGCGCTTTTGATATGGGAGCTACTGCAGTTGGGGCTACAATTTACTTTGGTTCTCAGGAATCAAGCCGTCAGATTCAGGAAGTAGCACGTGCCTTTGAGCGGGCGCATGAACTCGGAATGGCTACTATTCTTTGGTGCTACACCAGAAATTCTGCATTTAAAGTTGATGGTACAGATTATCACTCAGCAGCAGACTTAACAGGGCAGGCTAACCATCTGGGGGTCACAATTCAGGCAGATATTGTAAAGCAAAAGCAGCCTACCCTAAATGGCGGTTATAAAGCTTTAAATATGGGTGATTCTTCGTATGGTAAGCTCGATGAAGATATCTATGATGAGTTATCCAGTGATCATCCTATTGATTTAACACGTTACCAAGTAGCAAATAGCTATATGGGGCGTTCGGGTCTTATCAATTCTGGCGGTGCATCTGGAGATAACGATTTTGAACAGGTTATTCGTACTGCTGTTATTAATAAACGCGCAGGTGGTATGGGACTTATTACCGGCCGAAAGGCATTCCAGCGCCCTATGGATGAAGGCGTTCGGATACTAAACTTCATTCAAGATGTTTATTTGGATGATAATATTACTGTAGCATAA
- a CDS encoding Ig domain-containing protein: MNRFLSVLFCLLFLTFSQLTTAQPTLEKDYSYVMEIPSVVTMGSSPAHLYVLSDTEGMAVFRTQKDSLQWLYSSTGMAQRGSTMTADIRFAYLFGNNRRLTVLEPTSVLGVYSATLLPSNPLDAQRIGQSLYVALGDKGLGRLSLETPSTVDSMVTFVSRSKLSNTYIQDIEKTGNQLFALSRNQTLFQFKHDTEDNITTLEREFALSRPLSKIFLVNKTLYGSDADGNIYEIDQQGNLAGLGSIGETVNKIEAWKDWLIISGSSNRIWTSYKNRSPNLWKEDREAGNYFTVSGGTLWLCEYNQLSKIITSDKKSISQKKNPQPNFSGNLELKSISNQDIPHTKPLLTPINFTTEVPANAVKITYQSQDISNAQVRGRSFYWRPSSNDIGRHTVKIIATTSSSQTDSTSFTINVRSFNAPPRFAPIRPITIPVGEAFTLPIQANDPDGSTKNLVRFLGVDMPDGATIDESTGEFNWTPKARQVGKNRFRVIATDQYGAAKSVDITINVIERIDRGTSDS; this comes from the coding sequence ATGAATAGATTTTTGTCCGTACTATTTTGCCTATTATTCTTAACTTTTAGCCAACTCACAACAGCCCAACCAACACTTGAAAAGGATTATTCCTATGTGATGGAAATACCATCTGTCGTTACTATGGGAAGCTCCCCTGCTCACCTCTATGTACTTTCAGATACCGAAGGCATGGCCGTTTTCCGGACACAAAAAGATAGTTTGCAATGGCTGTATTCTTCTACCGGGATGGCACAGCGCGGAAGTACAATGACAGCTGATATTCGCTTTGCTTACCTTTTTGGCAATAACAGACGGCTTACAGTTCTGGAGCCAACCTCGGTGCTCGGAGTCTATTCCGCCACGCTCTTACCTTCAAATCCGTTAGATGCTCAACGCATCGGCCAGAGTTTATATGTTGCTCTTGGTGATAAAGGCCTGGGAAGACTCTCTCTTGAAACACCGAGCACTGTTGATTCTATGGTTACCTTTGTAAGCCGCTCAAAACTAAGTAACACCTATATTCAGGATATTGAAAAAACAGGCAACCAGCTTTTTGCACTCTCACGAAATCAAACCCTTTTTCAGTTTAAGCACGATACCGAAGATAACATTACAACCCTGGAACGTGAATTTGCGCTCTCAAGGCCATTAAGTAAGATTTTTCTTGTTAACAAAACGTTATACGGTTCTGATGCGGATGGCAACATCTATGAAATTGACCAGCAGGGTAACTTAGCGGGACTCGGTAGCATTGGTGAGACCGTTAATAAAATTGAGGCCTGGAAAGATTGGCTTATCATCAGCGGAAGCTCTAACAGAATATGGACATCCTATAAAAATCGCAGCCCTAATCTTTGGAAAGAAGATCGTGAAGCGGGCAACTATTTCACTGTTAGCGGCGGAACCTTATGGTTGTGTGAGTATAACCAGCTAAGTAAAATTATTACTTCTGATAAAAAGTCGATATCGCAGAAGAAAAATCCCCAACCCAACTTTTCAGGTAATTTAGAACTAAAATCGATATCAAATCAGGATATTCCGCATACGAAACCACTTCTTACCCCCATTAATTTTACTACGGAGGTACCGGCTAATGCGGTAAAAATCACCTACCAATCTCAAGACATTAGTAATGCCCAGGTGCGAGGAAGAAGCTTTTACTGGCGTCCAAGTTCCAATGATATAGGACGGCATACGGTAAAGATTATTGCCACTACCAGTAGTAGCCAGACCGACAGCACCTCGTTTACCATTAATGTACGATCCTTTAATGCACCACCTCGGTTTGCCCCTATTCGCCCTATTACAATTCCTGTGGGTGAAGCCTTTACCCTGCCTATTCAGGCAAATGATCCTGATGGATCAACAAAAAATCTTGTTCGCTTTCTTGGGGTAGATATGCCGGATGGGGCAACCATCGACGAGTCTACCGGCGAATTTAACTGGACACCCAAAGCCCGCCAGGTGGGTAAAAACCGTTTTCGTGTCATTGCTACAGATCAATACGGTGCTGCTAAATCGGTAGATATCACTATCAACGTGATTGAACGTATTGACCGCGGTACCTCAGATAGCTAA
- the rpsU gene encoding 30S ribosomal protein S21: MVGVKVKDNESIDRAVNRFKKLVARSRILNEYKDNQQYTKPSKERREALKKSIREQKRRSRHQY; encoded by the coding sequence ATGGTTGGAGTTAAAGTAAAAGATAACGAAAGCATCGACCGCGCAGTCAATCGCTTTAAGAAATTGGTTGCCCGTTCACGAATTCTGAATGAATACAAAGATAATCAGCAGTATACTAAGCCTTCCAAAGAACGTCGTGAGGCTCTGAAGAAAAGTATTCGTGAACAAAAACGTCGTAGTCGCCACCAGTATTAA